Proteins from a genomic interval of Stenotrophomonas maltophilia R551-3:
- the fabD gene encoding ACP S-malonyltransferase, with protein sequence MTVSTLAFVFPGQGSQSVGMLAELAELHPQVREAFTEASDGAGVDLWALSQGGPEEMLNRTEYTQPALLAASIGVWRVWNAVGGPRPSVLAGHSLGEYSALVAAGALSLHDGAHLVRLRGQLMQEAAPAGVGAMAAVLGAEDQLVLDVCAEAAGSQVVVPANFNSPGQIVIGGDADAVDRALALLAEKGVRKAVKLAVSVPSHTPLMREAANRLAEVMAGLSWQAPQLPVVQNVDAKVHDGIDAIRTALVQQLYQPVQWTGCVQALAGRGVTRIAECGPGKVLTGLVKRIDKAIDGRSLATPGDFEGAHEAWSA encoded by the coding sequence GTGACCGTATCCACCCTCGCTTTTGTCTTCCCCGGCCAGGGCTCGCAGTCTGTGGGCATGCTGGCCGAGCTGGCCGAACTGCACCCGCAGGTGCGTGAAGCCTTCACCGAGGCATCCGATGGTGCCGGCGTCGACCTGTGGGCGCTGTCCCAGGGCGGCCCGGAGGAAATGCTCAACCGTACCGAATACACCCAGCCGGCCCTGCTGGCCGCAAGCATCGGCGTGTGGCGCGTCTGGAATGCCGTGGGCGGTCCGCGCCCGTCGGTGCTGGCCGGTCACAGCCTGGGCGAGTACAGCGCGCTTGTCGCCGCTGGCGCGCTGAGCCTGCACGACGGTGCGCACCTGGTGCGCCTGCGCGGCCAGCTGATGCAGGAAGCCGCGCCGGCGGGCGTCGGTGCCATGGCCGCCGTGCTCGGCGCCGAGGACCAGCTGGTGCTGGACGTCTGTGCCGAAGCTGCGGGCAGCCAGGTGGTAGTGCCGGCCAACTTCAATTCACCCGGCCAGATCGTGATCGGCGGCGACGCCGATGCGGTCGACCGTGCGCTGGCGCTGCTGGCCGAGAAGGGCGTGCGCAAGGCGGTCAAGCTGGCGGTCAGCGTGCCGTCGCATACGCCGCTGATGCGTGAAGCCGCCAACCGCCTGGCCGAAGTGATGGCCGGCCTGTCCTGGCAGGCACCGCAGCTGCCGGTGGTGCAGAACGTCGATGCCAAGGTCCATGACGGTATCGACGCGATCCGCACCGCGCTGGTGCAGCAGTTGTACCAGCCGGTGCAGTGGACCGGGTGCGTGCAGGCGCTGGCTGGCCGCGGCGTCACCCGGATCGCCGAATGCGGCCCCGGCAAGGTGCTGACTGGCCTGGTCAAGCGCATCGACAAGGCCATTGACGGCCGCTCGCTGGCCACTCCGGGCGACTTCGAAGGCGCCCACGAGGCGTGGTCGGCCTGA
- the fabG gene encoding 3-oxoacyl-ACP reductase FabG: MSKPLQGEIALVTGASRGIGAAIADLLAAQGATVIGTATTESGAAAIGERLAAHGGHGRALNVTDAAALDSVLDGIAKEFGPISILVNNAGITRDNLLMRMKDEDWASIIDTNLTSVFRTSKAVMRGMMKARKGRIINIASVVGVTGNAGQANYAAAKAGIIGFSKSLAKEIGSRGVTVNVVAPGFIDTDMTKALPEEARTALINDIALERLGSPEDIAHAVAFLAGPAAGYITGETLHVNGGMYMP; this comes from the coding sequence ATGAGCAAGCCCCTGCAGGGTGAAATCGCACTGGTCACCGGTGCCAGCCGCGGCATTGGTGCCGCCATCGCCGATCTGCTGGCCGCCCAGGGCGCCACCGTCATCGGTACCGCCACCACAGAGTCCGGCGCTGCCGCGATCGGTGAGCGCCTGGCTGCCCACGGTGGTCATGGCCGTGCCTTGAACGTGACCGACGCTGCCGCGCTGGACAGCGTGCTGGACGGCATCGCCAAGGAATTCGGCCCGATCTCGATCCTGGTCAACAATGCCGGCATCACCCGCGACAACCTGCTGATGCGCATGAAGGACGAGGACTGGGCGTCGATCATCGACACCAACCTGACCAGCGTGTTCCGCACCAGCAAGGCGGTCATGCGCGGCATGATGAAGGCACGCAAGGGCCGCATCATCAACATCGCATCGGTGGTGGGCGTGACCGGCAACGCCGGCCAGGCCAACTACGCGGCGGCCAAGGCCGGCATCATCGGCTTCAGCAAGTCGCTGGCCAAGGAAATCGGTTCGCGCGGTGTCACCGTCAATGTGGTCGCTCCCGGCTTCATCGACACCGACATGACCAAGGCGTTGCCGGAGGAAGCGCGTACCGCGCTGATCAACGACATCGCTCTCGAACGCCTGGGTTCGCCGGAGGACATCGCCCATGCGGTGGCCTTCCTGGCCGGCCCGGCTGCCGGTTACATCACCGGCGAAACCCTCCATGTGAACGGTGGCATGTACATGCCGTAA
- the acpP gene encoding acyl carrier protein codes for MSTIEERVKKIVVEQLGVKEEEVTTSASFVDDLGADSLDTVELVMALEEEFECEIPDEEAEKISTVQAAIDYVKAHVKA; via the coding sequence ATGAGCACCATCGAAGAACGCGTCAAGAAAATCGTCGTCGAACAGCTTGGCGTCAAGGAAGAAGAAGTCACCACCAGCGCATCGTTCGTCGATGACCTGGGCGCTGACTCGCTGGACACCGTCGAGCTGGTGATGGCCCTGGAAGAAGAATTCGAGTGCGAGATCCCGGACGAAGAAGCCGAGAAGATCAGCACCGTCCAGGCCGCCATCGACTACGTCAAGGCCCACGTCAAGGCCTGA